From Candidatus Baltobacteraceae bacterium, the proteins below share one genomic window:
- a CDS encoding glycosyltransferase encodes MLRIGVDAINLIADRRGMGRYARAILRDLAAREDVETTLLFREREQEQPLRDEFSLETASVRDADSRRFDAIWYPWNGIRFEPAAPKLVTIHDAFAFTDPAPGFIARFREQAPIKRAFRVADAFASVSNWSAAQIARASGVDVARFTIASPVPDAFWQPVEPALPRHPYVLFVAGPDERKNAALLFAAFERAFPDGDLGLLVAGSLRASDEAALRDSNVVHERVRPNDEALREFYCGAYAVAIPSLAEGYGLMAVEAMACGAPVLAADAAALPEACDGAAVLLPPNDRDAWSAALRTIAEDDALRRDLRARSLARAARIDRAAPASITLELLQRLRAGVR; translated from the coding sequence ATGCTGCGCATCGGGGTCGACGCGATCAACCTGATCGCCGATCGCCGCGGCATGGGCCGGTACGCGCGCGCCATCCTGCGCGACCTCGCGGCACGCGAAGACGTGGAGACGACGCTGCTGTTTCGCGAACGCGAGCAGGAACAACCGCTCCGCGATGAATTTTCTCTCGAAACGGCGAGTGTAAGAGACGCAGACTCCCGACGCTTCGATGCGATTTGGTATCCGTGGAACGGCATACGTTTCGAGCCGGCTGCGCCGAAACTCGTAACGATCCACGACGCCTTCGCTTTCACCGATCCGGCTCCGGGCTTCATCGCCCGTTTTCGCGAGCAGGCTCCCATCAAGCGGGCGTTTCGGGTTGCCGATGCGTTCGCGAGCGTCTCCAACTGGTCGGCCGCGCAGATCGCGCGCGCATCCGGAGTCGACGTTGCCCGCTTTACGATCGCGTCGCCCGTACCGGACGCATTTTGGCAGCCGGTCGAGCCCGCGTTGCCTCGCCATCCGTACGTTCTCTTCGTTGCCGGTCCCGACGAACGCAAGAACGCCGCGCTGCTCTTCGCCGCGTTCGAGCGCGCGTTTCCCGACGGCGACCTTGGCCTGCTCGTTGCCGGCAGCCTGCGCGCGTCCGACGAAGCGGCGCTGCGCGATTCGAACGTCGTGCACGAACGCGTTCGCCCGAACGACGAAGCGCTGCGCGAGTTCTACTGCGGCGCGTATGCGGTTGCGATTCCCTCGCTCGCCGAAGGCTACGGCCTCATGGCGGTCGAGGCGATGGCCTGCGGCGCGCCGGTGCTGGCCGCCGATGCGGCGGCGTTACCGGAGGCCTGCGACGGCGCCGCCGTTCTGCTGCCGCCGAACGATCGCGACGCCTGGAGCGCCGCGCTGCGTACGATTGCCGAAGACGACGCGCTGCGTCGCGATCTGCGTGCGCGCTCGCTCGCGCGCGCGGCCCGCATCGATCGCGCCGCTCCCGCGAGTATTACGCTCGAGCTGCTGCAACGATTGCGCGCAGGCGTTCGATAA
- a CDS encoding CPBP family intramembrane glutamic endopeptidase gives MAAIGLLVLLVIVALVGTGWYVAGLCMHAGSGLPACIGQVRHQLIATQSGAAFQLVFQGILDAVAAFYLLLVLPAIAREPLTRLGFRPLRARDLGIAVVGALVMVVIVNGLGTLLQTLFHSKEQEMAVKLLLLLKSPENKLIAAILAIVVAPIAEELAFRVFVFNFALRRWSFWTAAIVSGVLFGFAHTDQFALAGLATTIPLAIGGIVLCRVYFTSGNAMSSMITHGLFNAVSVVGLFLAPNIVGK, from the coding sequence TTGGCCGCGATCGGCCTGCTCGTGCTGCTCGTTATCGTTGCCCTCGTCGGTACCGGCTGGTACGTTGCCGGTCTCTGCATGCACGCGGGGTCGGGCCTTCCGGCCTGCATCGGACAGGTACGTCACCAACTGATCGCAACCCAGAGCGGCGCCGCCTTCCAACTCGTCTTTCAAGGCATACTCGATGCGGTCGCCGCGTTCTATCTCTTGCTGGTGCTGCCGGCGATAGCGCGCGAACCCCTGACACGCCTTGGGTTCCGCCCGCTGCGCGCGCGCGATCTCGGTATCGCGGTCGTCGGAGCGCTGGTGATGGTCGTCATCGTCAACGGCCTCGGCACGCTCCTGCAAACGCTCTTTCATTCGAAAGAACAGGAGATGGCGGTCAAGCTGCTGCTCCTCCTTAAGAGCCCCGAGAACAAATTGATCGCGGCCATCCTCGCTATCGTCGTCGCACCGATCGCCGAAGAACTCGCGTTTCGCGTCTTCGTTTTCAACTTTGCGCTGCGCCGGTGGAGTTTTTGGACGGCCGCCATCGTGAGCGGCGTACTCTTCGGCTTCGCGCACACCGACCAGTTCGCACTCGCCGGTCTCGCGACGACGATTCCGCTCGCCATCGGCGGGATCGTGCTTTGCCGCGTCTACTTCACCTCGGGCAACGCCATGTCGTCGATGATCACGCACGGTCTCTTCAACGCCGTTTCCGTTGTGGGGCTGTTTTTGGCACCGAATATCGTCGGGAAGTAA
- the rsmA gene encoding 16S rRNA (adenine(1518)-N(6)/adenine(1519)-N(6))-dimethyltransferase RsmA, whose translation MRAIRAARFAATASISDSTHSPTRCVSDAEPSRCTNCNESGARLIPHPRELLGRYDLRPKKRLGQNFLMDGGAAARIARLTIENPSDTPEDFRVLEIGAGTGALTLALHALHADLTVIEIDADMVRILREREDLRDVPVEHADAMTFDYARFAAGRPWRVAGNLPYNVATPLVLNFVEMDGGPQTIVAMIQKDVADRLIAKPGTPAYGSLSVAAQYLMRIERAFTLGPGVFYPRPKVDSTVVRLTRLARPAAPVRDLTRFRQVVRGAFAYRRKTLANSLALALGVRRVDVADALERIGLDTEIRGEQLSIADFARLTDALVP comes from the coding sequence TTGCGGGCGATACGGGCGGCGCGATTCGCGGCGACCGCATCGATCTCGGATTCAACTCACTCTCCGACGCGCTGCGTTTCGGACGCCGAACCGTCAAGGTGTACGAACTGCAATGAGAGCGGAGCGCGCTTAATTCCTCACCCGCGAGAACTGCTGGGGCGTTACGATCTTCGGCCGAAGAAACGCCTCGGACAGAACTTCTTAATGGACGGCGGCGCGGCGGCCCGTATCGCGCGCCTAACGATCGAGAATCCTTCGGATACACCGGAGGATTTTCGCGTTCTTGAAATCGGCGCCGGAACCGGAGCGCTCACGTTAGCACTCCACGCGCTGCATGCCGATCTCACCGTCATCGAGATCGATGCGGACATGGTGCGAATCCTTCGCGAGCGCGAAGATTTACGCGACGTTCCGGTCGAGCACGCCGATGCCATGACCTTCGACTACGCACGCTTCGCAGCCGGCAGGCCGTGGCGCGTCGCGGGCAACCTGCCGTACAACGTCGCCACGCCGCTCGTCTTGAATTTCGTCGAGATGGACGGCGGCCCGCAAACGATCGTTGCGATGATCCAAAAAGACGTCGCCGATCGCCTCATTGCCAAACCCGGAACGCCCGCTTACGGAAGCTTGAGCGTCGCCGCCCAGTATCTCATGCGAATCGAACGCGCTTTCACGCTCGGCCCGGGCGTTTTTTATCCGCGTCCCAAAGTGGATTCGACGGTCGTGCGCCTCACGCGACTGGCACGGCCCGCCGCACCCGTGCGCGATCTGACGCGCTTTCGGCAGGTCGTCCGCGGCGCGTTCGCGTACCGGCGCAAAACGCTCGCCAATAGTTTGGCCCTGGCGCTCGGTGTGCGGCGCGTCGACGTCGCCGACGCACTCGAACGGATCGGGCTCGATACGGAGATCCGTGGAGAACAGCTCAGCATCGCCGACTTCGCTCGCCTCACCGACGCACTCGTTCCCTAA
- a CDS encoding ubiquitin-like domain-containing protein, with the protein MIGRGPSKTSNLLAVSVLTIGLVTAGFATHPSSALAAALAVRPIQHVISFESDGSLTQHVTTATTVAAFLRERGITVNPKDYVHPGAEQPLTDNLVIDYQAAVPVHLITAKGKTTVTSTAGDVGALLEEQHIDLGKYDEVHPSLADRIVPNSTIRVVRVSKWVANEKHSIAMKTIRKISFTLPPGKTKVVSSGRPGMREMMVRYTQRNGRLRKQIVASHILRKPKDRVIEQGIGEWAAFAEFAKRGLQKTSYIASNAVSMVATAYTAGCAGCSGWTATGERAGHGIVAVDPRVIPLGTKLYIPGYGPAIAGDTGGAIRGDRIDLGFNSLSDALRFGRRTVKVYELQ; encoded by the coding sequence TTGATAGGACGCGGCCCTTCAAAGACGAGCAATCTACTTGCCGTCAGCGTTCTCACTATCGGATTGGTAACGGCCGGGTTTGCCACGCACCCCTCGTCCGCCCTCGCGGCGGCGTTGGCCGTGCGTCCCATCCAGCACGTGATCTCGTTCGAATCGGACGGATCGCTCACGCAGCACGTTACCACCGCGACGACCGTCGCGGCATTCCTTCGCGAACGCGGCATAACGGTAAATCCGAAAGACTACGTTCACCCCGGCGCCGAGCAGCCGCTTACGGATAATCTGGTGATCGATTATCAAGCCGCCGTGCCGGTGCATTTAATTACCGCCAAAGGCAAAACGACCGTAACGAGCACCGCCGGCGACGTCGGCGCGTTACTCGAAGAACAACACATCGACCTGGGAAAGTACGACGAAGTTCACCCGTCGCTCGCCGATCGCATCGTTCCGAATTCGACGATCCGCGTGGTTCGCGTTTCCAAATGGGTCGCCAACGAAAAACATAGCATCGCCATGAAAACGATCCGCAAGATCAGTTTCACGCTGCCCCCCGGTAAAACGAAAGTCGTATCGTCGGGGCGGCCGGGAATGCGCGAGATGATGGTACGCTACACGCAGCGCAACGGGCGCCTGCGTAAGCAAATCGTCGCATCGCACATCCTGCGCAAACCCAAAGATCGCGTTATCGAACAAGGCATCGGCGAGTGGGCCGCATTCGCGGAATTCGCGAAGCGCGGACTCCAAAAAACGTCGTATATCGCTTCGAACGCCGTCAGTATGGTAGCGACGGCATACACCGCCGGATGCGCCGGCTGCAGTGGATGGACGGCCACCGGCGAGCGCGCCGGGCACGGCATCGTCGCGGTAGACCCGCGCGTTATCCCGCTGGGAACCAAGCTCTACATTCCGGGATACGGCCCCGCTATTGCGGGCGATACGGGCGGCGCGATTCGCGGCGACCGCATCGATCTCGGATTCAACTCACTCTCCGACGCGCTGCGTTTCGGACGCCGAACCGTCAAGGTGTACGAACTGCAATGA
- a CDS encoding glycosyltransferase: MRVGFFTEVYRPVVNGIVASIDGLAEGLRAHGHDVYCFAPSSPGYVESDGPVFRMPSLPLPTSAPYRLTIPLVSRRNRIGIIKHLDIIHAHSPFVTGWMGLRYARRYGIPFVYTYHTRLEEYAHYLPFDLNLTRYAATQLTRNFANHAAAVIVPTPAMRERLLELGVVRHVEVVPSGIDLRLFGGGVRREELRRELGVGPGERLVLFVSRLAREKNVDLLFEAVALCADPTLRLILAGDGPDRAAFEERVRELGIVDRVRFVGGVQRSHLPDLYASADAFVFPSVSETQGLVLAEALAAGALVIAADAPQSRDVLGAAGWVVTPDAAGFAAALAAIPFEPDRSISAMARSSAARFGIDEQAQRVEELYARLHSKEPEAVGS, from the coding sequence ATGCGCGTTGGTTTTTTTACGGAAGTATATCGTCCGGTCGTCAACGGGATCGTCGCATCGATTGACGGGCTAGCCGAAGGCTTGCGCGCGCACGGCCACGACGTGTACTGCTTCGCGCCCAGCTCGCCCGGCTACGTCGAATCCGACGGGCCGGTTTTCCGGATGCCGTCGCTCCCTTTGCCGACGTCGGCGCCGTACCGTCTCACCATTCCGCTCGTGAGCCGGCGCAATCGTATCGGCATCATCAAACACCTCGACATCATTCACGCACATTCGCCGTTCGTAACGGGCTGGATGGGCTTGCGCTACGCGCGTCGCTACGGCATACCGTTCGTCTATACGTATCACACGCGGTTGGAAGAGTACGCGCACTATCTGCCGTTCGATCTTAATCTCACGCGTTACGCCGCAACGCAACTGACGCGCAACTTTGCAAACCACGCCGCCGCGGTTATCGTGCCGACGCCCGCGATGCGCGAGCGGTTGCTCGAATTGGGAGTGGTGCGCCACGTCGAGGTCGTTCCCAGCGGCATCGACCTGCGACTCTTCGGCGGCGGCGTGCGGCGCGAGGAACTGCGGCGGGAATTGGGCGTCGGCCCGGGCGAGCGACTCGTGCTGTTCGTATCGCGGCTGGCGCGCGAAAAAAACGTCGATCTGCTCTTCGAGGCCGTTGCGCTCTGCGCGGATCCGACGCTGCGTTTAATTCTCGCCGGCGACGGACCCGATCGCGCGGCATTCGAGGAACGGGTCCGAGAGCTGGGAATTGTCGATCGCGTTCGCTTCGTCGGGGGCGTGCAGCGCAGCCACCTTCCAGATCTCTATGCGAGCGCCGATGCGTTCGTCTTCCCGAGCGTTTCGGAGACTCAAGGGCTGGTTCTCGCGGAGGCGCTGGCCGCCGGGGCGCTCGTCATCGCGGCCGACGCGCCGCAGAGCCGGGACGTCCTGGGCGCGGCGGGCTGGGTCGTGACCCCCGATGCGGCGGGATTCGCTGCGGCGCTCGCGGCGATTCCGTTCGAGCCCGACCGCTCCATTAGCGCCATGGCCCGCAGCTCGGCGGCCCGGTTCGGCATCGACGAGCAGGCGCAACGGGTCGAGGAACTCTACGCCCGCCTCCACTCGAAGGAGCCCGAAGCCGTCGGGAGTTGA
- a CDS encoding DNA-3-methyladenine glycosylase: MRLAKALIGCVLVRDCPDGRAAGRIVEAEAYTPLDPASHTYRGKTARNATMFGLPFRAYVYRIYGTSFCLNVTSEAEGVGAAVLLRALEPLEGLRLMETRRRTARVRDLCRGPGRLCEALAIDRGCDGVDLLEDGSLWIARGPRLPGAVGVSARIGLTKAAERLRRFYEAESPFVSGPRSLSP; this comes from the coding sequence ATGCGACTCGCCAAAGCGCTCATCGGCTGCGTGCTCGTCCGAGACTGCCCGGACGGGCGCGCGGCTGGGCGCATCGTCGAAGCCGAAGCCTACACCCCGCTCGACCCGGCATCGCATACCTACCGCGGGAAAACGGCACGCAACGCGACGATGTTCGGTCTCCCGTTCCGGGCCTACGTCTACCGCATCTATGGAACGTCGTTTTGTTTGAACGTCACGAGCGAGGCTGAAGGGGTCGGCGCCGCGGTGCTCTTGCGCGCGCTCGAACCGCTCGAAGGCCTACGTTTGATGGAAACGCGACGCCGAACGGCGCGAGTCCGCGATCTGTGCCGGGGGCCGGGCCGGCTTTGCGAAGCGCTGGCAATCGACCGGGGATGCGACGGAGTCGATCTGTTGGAAGATGGGAGCCTCTGGATCGCGCGCGGGCCGCGCCTGCCGGGAGCCGTCGGCGTTAGCGCCCGTATCGGCCTGACCAAGGCGGCCGAGCGGCTCCGACGCTTCTACGAGGCCGAGAGCCCGTTCGTGAGCGGCCCACGATCGTTATCGCCGTGA
- the rho gene encoding transcription termination factor Rho, giving the protein MLTAAQLGEKTKAELNELAKEFEIPTPLKLKKDELIPRILEVQSARSGLEIANGVLDILPEGYGFLRRDGYVIGDDDIYVSQSQIRRFELRRGDLVEGQVRRPKESEKYYGLIRVDQINGYDPEAIKGRSFFEKGTPIYPQERFKLEVRSTQLSTRLIDLFCPIGKGQRALIVAPPKAGKTTLLKNIANAISINHPEAHIIALLVDERPEEVTDMQRTIDGEVVASTFDEHPENHTAVSELAMERAKRLVEHGKDVVILLDSITRLARAYNQVIPNSGRTLSGGLDTASLHKPKRFFGAARKIEEGGSLTIIATALIETGSKMDDIIFEEFKGTGNMELNLTRKLAESRVFPAVDIKRSGTRHEELLLSEIEMRKIWMLRRATSVLNTGDITEIILDKMAQTRTNDEFLQSVTKEALSMSRGYDDNNKR; this is encoded by the coding sequence ATGTTGACGGCGGCGCAGCTCGGCGAAAAAACCAAAGCGGAGCTTAACGAGCTCGCCAAAGAGTTCGAGATCCCGACGCCGCTCAAACTGAAGAAGGATGAGCTGATTCCGCGGATCCTCGAGGTGCAGTCGGCGCGCTCGGGCCTCGAGATCGCCAACGGCGTGCTCGACATCCTCCCCGAAGGCTACGGCTTCTTGCGCCGCGACGGCTACGTGATCGGCGACGACGACATCTACGTCAGCCAATCGCAGATCCGCCGCTTCGAACTGCGGCGCGGCGATCTGGTCGAGGGGCAAGTTCGCCGCCCCAAAGAGAGCGAAAAATACTACGGCCTCATTCGGGTCGATCAGATCAACGGATACGATCCCGAGGCGATCAAGGGTCGTAGCTTCTTTGAAAAAGGAACGCCGATCTATCCGCAGGAGCGCTTCAAGCTCGAAGTGCGTTCCACGCAGCTCTCGACGCGCCTCATCGATCTCTTTTGCCCCATCGGTAAGGGCCAGCGCGCGCTGATCGTCGCGCCGCCGAAAGCCGGCAAGACGACGCTGCTCAAGAATATCGCGAATGCGATTTCGATCAACCATCCCGAAGCACACATCATCGCGCTGCTCGTCGACGAGCGGCCCGAAGAAGTCACCGACATGCAGCGCACGATCGACGGCGAAGTCGTCGCCTCGACCTTTGACGAGCATCCCGAGAATCACACGGCGGTCTCGGAGCTAGCGATGGAACGCGCGAAGCGACTCGTCGAACATGGCAAGGACGTCGTGATCCTGCTCGACTCGATCACGCGTTTGGCTCGTGCGTACAATCAAGTGATTCCAAATTCGGGGCGTACGCTTTCGGGCGGCCTCGACACGGCCTCGCTTCATAAGCCGAAACGGTTCTTCGGCGCGGCCCGCAAGATCGAAGAAGGCGGCTCGCTCACGATCATCGCCACGGCGCTCATCGAGACCGGCTCCAAGATGGACGACATCATCTTCGAAGAGTTCAAAGGCACCGGCAACATGGAACTCAATCTCACGCGTAAGCTCGCCGAGTCGCGCGTATTCCCGGCCGTGGACATCAAGCGCTCGGGCACGCGTCACGAAGAGCTGTTGCTCAGCGAGATCGAGATGCGCAAGATCTGGATGCTGCGTCGCGCCACGAGCGTTCTCAACACCGGCGACATCACCGAGATCATCCTCGACAAGATGGCCCAGACGCGCACGAACGACGAGTTCCTGCAGTCGGTCACCAAAGAAGCGCTCTCGATGTCACGCGGCTACGACGACAACAACAAACGATAA